The window ATCGGTGTCGCCATCCTATCTTCCCCCCTCTTGCTCGGTCAAATGCACATAGCCGGGACGCGCCCATTTCCGTTCCACTTCCACTCCATCTTGCGGATGTCGTCTTTTATTTCGTGGATTGGATGCAGGCAATGGATTATTCCGCACTTCGAGGAGTACTTCCATCCGCACTTTCGTCTGTTTGAATGCAGGGGTGTTCGTCCGTTGATCGACCGCCGGGCCTGTCAAGAAGTTGATGGCCGATTCCTTTTTCGTTGAATTCATCGGCAAGAAAAGCTCATTTGCCTTGACCCGATCCGTGACAAGCGCCGGTAGCTTCAATGCACCATATGGAGAAATCAGCCGAACGAGCGATCCGCTCACTACCCCGCGCTCTTTCGCCAGTTCCGGGGATACTTCCACGAAAATCTCGGGCACTTTCGACTGGATGCCTTCGGATTTATTCGTCAAATTCCCTTCATGGAAATGTTCCAGTAGACGTCCGTTGTTGATGTGCAAATCGAATTCCTCATCGAAGGCTACCGGCTCTACCCAATCGGAGAGTGCAAACCGCGCTTTTTTATCCGGAAAATTAAACCCGTCCACATAGAGGAGCGGTGTACTCGATCCATCGAGGCTTCCCCAGAGGAAACTGTTCCAGTCTTCCAACCCGGAATAATCCGCTTGGCTGAATAGCGGTGCCAGGCTCGCCATTTCTGCAAAGATTTCACTCGGATGTGTATAATTCCAATCCGCGCCGAGACGGTTGGCGACTTCCTGGACAATCCACCAGTCGGCTTTCGCTTCGCCGAGCTCCGGCAATGCCTGGTATAGCCGTTGAACGCGTCGCTCCGTGTTCGTGAAGGTGCCATCTTTCTCCAGTGATGGTACGGCAGGCAAGATGACGTCCGCGTATTGCGCAGTTCGTGAAAAGAAAATATCTTGAACGACGAGAAAGTCCAACTTTGATAAGACGTCATGTACGTGATTCGCATTGGAATCGACGAGTGCCATATCCTCCCCGACGATATACATCGCCTTCATGACGCCTTTATCCACGGCATGGAGCATCTGGATATTATCCAATCCTGGCCGTCCTTCAATTTCCACGCCATATGCGTCTTCAAATTTTTTGCGGGCAACGTCTTCCGTTACATGCTGGTAGCCGGGCAGCCATCCAGGCAACGTTCCCATATCACAGGCGCCTTGGACATTATTATGCCCGCGAAGTGGATAGGCCCCAGCGCCCGGTCGGCGGTAGTTGCCTGTCGCTAGCAGCAAATTGGAAATCGCAGCGGACGTATCTGACCCACCAGTGTTTTGCGTGACACCCATTCCCCAAAGGATGCACGTTCCGTCCGCATCCCGGATCAATTCAGCCGTCCGGATCAGCTGGTCTTTCGGTACGCCCGTCACTTTCTCGGCATAGTCCAATGTGTATCTTTCCAAAACCTCATTAAACTCTTCGAAATGCAGCACATTCTCGCGAATGAACGCTTCATCATGCCAACCTTGCTGGATCATATAGTGAGTGACTGCCATCAGCCATACTTGGTCCGTCCCTTGACGGGGACTAATGAAAAGATCGGAACGCTCCGCCATTTCATTTTTCCGCAAATCCGATACGATCAATTTCTGGCCATGCAGCTTATGGGCCCGTTTCACCCGGGTTGCCAGAACGGGATGCCCTTCCGCTGGATTTGCTCCGATGATGATGACAAGCCCTGCTTGCGCGATATCTTTAATTGTTCCCGCGTCTCCACCCATTCCGACCGTCCGGAAGAGCCCGTCCGTCGCAGGTGATTGGCAATATCGGGAGCAATTGTCCACATTATTCGTTTGGAATACTTGACGTGCCAATTTTTGAATAATGTAATTCTCTTCATTCGTAATTTTCGACGAGGAAATGATGCCGACGCTCTCTTTTCCATGTTCTTGCCAAATATCGCCTAGATTCTTCGCGACGAGATCGAGCGCTTCTTCCCATGATGCTTCAACAAAAGAATCCCCTTGGCGGATTAGCGGCGTCGTCAACCGCTCCTCACTATTGACGAAATCCCATCCGAATTTCCCTTTGACGCAAGTCGAAATCGCATTAACCGGCGCTTCAGAGACTGGCTGGATCTTCAAAATGTCCCGATCTTTCGTCCACACTTCAAACGAACAGCCTACGCCGCAAAACGTGCAAACGGTTTTCGTCTTTTGGATTCGGGTCTCTCGCATAGCCGCTTCCGCATCGGAAATGGCCATAATGCTGCTATAACCGGGCTCTACGTCTTTGACAAGTTCAATCATTGGTTCGAGTACATTTGACGGCATGGCCGTAAGGAATCCGGCCTTTCCCAACATCGATTTTTCCATGAGCGCATTGCACGGGCAAACCGTGATGCAGTGGCCGCATCCGACACAGGACGAGTCATTGATTTTCGCGCCGCCATCCCAGAGGACGATGGGACGTTCCCTTTCCCAATCAATGGACAAGGTTTCATTCACCTGAAGATTTTGGCACACTTCCACACATTGCCCGCAAGCGATGCACTGATTTGGGTCATATCGGTAAAAAGGATGGGTGAAATCGACGGCTCCCGGCGGACATTTCGGTTCATACGGATATTTCTGATGCTCAATCCCCATCAAGTCGACCGTATTATGCACTTTGCAATTGCCGTTATTATTGTCGCATACCGTACAATAGAGCAAATGATTTTCGAGAATGCGGTCCATCGCTTCGGTTCGTGCTTCTTTTGCCCGAGATGTATTTAACGCAACACGCATTCCATCCATCGCTACCGTGGAGCAGGCTCGAACGAGCGCGCCGTCCACTTCCACAATACATGTATCGCAAGTTTCGATCGGATCGACTTCCGGCAAATGACAGATTTGCGGATGCTCCACTCCAATACGATTGATCATTTGTATAAGGGTTTCGCCTTCTCTCGCCTCAACAGGCAAATCATCCAACCAGATGGTCATGCCATCGCCCCTTTTCTAAAGAAATCACGTTTTCCATCGTCTTTCGTTGCCCTCAGTATAAGGCATTCTAGTAGTAGTTACAATATTGCTATTATGGAAGAGAACAGTGTATCGTGTAGGTAGAATGGATTTGAACGAAGAGATAAGGAGCTCATAGAGATGAATCTAGCAGAGAAACGAACCGTCCTCCAGTTCGCCAACGGTTCCTTCACGCAACGGGAAGATTTGATAGTTGCGGAGCACCCGGTGACGATCCGGATCAATGGCAAGGAGTTCATGACCATCGTTTGCTCCCCCGACCATATCGAAGAAATGGTCATCGGTTTCCTGGCATCCGAAGGGATCATTCCCAAATACGAACAAATCAAGGACTTGCGGGTAGATGAAGGGGCCGGAATCGTCCATATTGAAACGGACACGATGTATCCCTATTACGAACAATTATTGAATAAACGATTTGTCAATTCCTGCTGCGGAATGAGCCGACCGGGATTTGTATTTGCCCATGATGCGCTCACCGCTAAAAAGATGACTGGGACGAACGTCGAGTTGTCCCCGGCGCAATGCTTTTCCTTGATGGAGGAAATGGAGCGCTCTGCCGACTTATTCCACCAGACAGGCGGCGTTCACAATGCCGCAATCGGTACGCCGGCAAAGCTGATTTTGGCACGGATGGATATCGGCCGCCATAATGCGCTCGATAAATTATATGGGCATTGCTTGAAGCATCGAATTAACGTACGAGACAAAGTAATCGTGTTCAGCGGCCGGATTTCATCGGAGATTTTATTGAAAGTCGCCAAAATCGGTTGTGAAATCATCCTTTCCAAATCGGCTCCATCGGCACGAGCTTTAGTGCTGGCCGAGGAATTGGGCATTACGACGGTCGGTTTCATCCGAGGGCAATCCTTTAATGCTTATACACATCCACAGCGGATCGTTTTAACGGACGAAAATAATTAGAGTGAATGAATTCGGGGTTCCAAGCCAAATTAAGGATTCAACAGAAAAAGGAGGAATCGGCTTGAAATCACCGAAACGAATGCAAACGGAGATTGAAAAACGGAAAGCGGCTTTAAGCGATATGCACGTCGAAATGGCAGAGGAAGCGGTTGAATTACGAGAATACCGGAAGGCCGTCCAAGAAGCCTACCGCATCAGTGAAATGGAAAATGCCGAAAGAAGTCGTGTAAATAATTCAGATCACACAAAATAAGTCGCAAAAATCCCGGCACTCCTATTATGGGGCGCCGGGATTCATACTTTACGATTCTTTTTGTAAATCTAAACTGCCAAATGTGTAATCGACTACTGTCGTATGTTCCACCGCATTGTTTTCCTTCGCCATATAATAATGGAGTCGGGCATCCGCCATTACGGCAAGCTGTCCATCTTCCGTGTAGCCGCCAATCGGACCGTGTGAAATCGCGAACATTATACAGCCTTCAGGCGATACAAATGGTTCATGAACTGCCCCGGCGGATTCGCAAGTATAGTATCCCTTATACCCCTTATCATCCCCCTCATCATAATAAAAACCGCCTTCCACAATAAAGGCTTCCGTATTATGAAGATGCCAGTGTACGGTAGCTTTTGTACCGGGATCCACTTTCAATAGCATTGTAAAATTACCGGAAACGAGATCGCAATGGAATAGTTTGAAGTGAGTTCCTGGCATCAACCATTCTGTCCAAGGAATCCAATCCGGGTTAATGAATTCCTTCCGATCGCCTTTCGGGCTATTTCCCGGACAGTTCATCCAAAAATCCGGAGTAAAGCGATTCGATGTACCAGTTTGTTTTGACATAACATTTCCTCCCCCAATGTATTCATAGTTTGTTACCTATCGGTGATAACAATTTCAGCATATCTAATCGACCTTACACTGACCTTACCGAATTTGATGAAAATTCTTACTAATGGTAGAATGATAGGAAAGTAAATACTTGGGGGGAGTGGGTCTTTTGTACAACTTATCCAAAGCAATACCTGTGACGGATTATATCATGCCAAGAGAACGATTGTTCACTTTGCTGCAATCTTACGAGCAGAAAAGAGTCGTCTTTTTGACTGCGGGGAATGGCTATGGTAAAACCGCTTTGCTTACCTCTTTTTTTCAAAAGCATCCATGTCTCGCCTCTTGGATTACGTTAACGCAACCGATCTGTTCCTTCGATGAATTGCGGGCTCTGCTCCCCCCTTTATCGACTGGAAAGGAAGGTTGGATTGTCATCGATCAATCAGAAAATGTACAACTTGATGCCTCTAATCTAGATGACCTCATTTTATGGATCGAACAATTGCCGCCTGCTGCAACCATCGTTTTCTCTGGACGAACCCAGCCGATCGGTTTGCCCATCAGTCGATGGAAAATGCAGCGAATTGCCATCGCTATAGACAAAGCGGAATTGGCTTTTACGAAAGAGGAGGCCGCAGAACTCTTTCATTCCCATTATCAATTTACGATTACTAATTACGCAGACAAACGGCTGCTTGAGGATATGGAAGGCTGGCCAGCAGGTCTTGCCTTATTCCATGAAGCGATGGCAAAAAAAACAAGCGGAACATTCAGCTCCCGAACGGATTTATATCAATATGTAGCAAACGAAATCATCGCCGACCTCCCCGACGATGTGCGCACATTCCTTCTCCACGCCTCCTTATTTAGAGATTTGGATGAAATCGTATTAAGCAGCTATCAACCTAACTGGCCTGTTCAAGAATATATACAAGCGATTGGACATACGCACTTAATGTTCTCGCCAAATCAAACGAATGTGTATCGGTTGAACGAACTTTTCCGCAAATTTTTCTATCAAATGGCGGAGCAAGAATGGGGTAAGAATGAAATAAAAAAACGCCATCATCAATTGGCAAAATTATATCGCGACCATTACCGTTTTTTAGAAGCGCTGTCGCAAGCGGTTGCCGCTGGAGAAGATGAACTAGTTATCGCTATCATTATGGAAATGACGGAACGCTATGAGCCCAGTTCGTTTTTACAAGTGCTGGACGGCTATTTAGAACAGGTCTCCCCTTCTGTTCATTTAGCGGAAATCAGTTTGTTTTTGTTCCGCTGTATTCCGACCAGTTTGTTGGGGCAGTTGATTGAACCATTACGTTCCATCATAGATAGATGCGAGGTTGAAAATTCACCTGCTTATGGAGAACTCTGTCATCGCCTTGCGACCATTTATTTTTTTCAAGGCGAGTTACAGCAAGCATTGGAATTCAGTACCATCAGCTTAACGTTTTCAATGAAACAACAGGACGAGCGGATGATTGCTTTGAATTTAAGTAAACTGGCGAAAATCCATCGTTTTTTTGGCAATCATGAACAATCAGTATCCTATACTCGCCAAGCGTTGGCAAAGGCTGATCTATTCGGATTTCAACATACCCAAATGCACACGTTATGGAATGCGGCTGAACTCTCCATGGATGAAGGAGACCTGGAAAAAGCACGGCGTTTCGCGGAGCAGGCAATTCAGCTGTCAACACAATGTGATAAAGCATCGATTGTTTATCCAATGTGTACAATGAGCCGATATTACCGAAAACAATCTAATTTACAAGAAGCCCTTCACTGGGCCAATCTGGCAATCGATCACGCAAACCGCTATTCCATTCAGTCTGACCAAGGCTGGTCAAGGTCTGCCGCGGCCCGTTGCTATGCCGAATTAGGTGAAATTGAAAAAGCACAGGATTTAATGAAACAAGCCGTTCACCTTTTTTTAGAGAATCGTCATTTCCATGCTTATTATCTACGAAAGCTAAAAGCAATTTCATCTTCGAGTCGTCTCCCCAATCGGGACGAAAAAACCGGAAAACTGAAAATTCGTTTGTTTGGTCCATTCTCCATCGAAATAGACGGAAAACCGATCCGCTTTCGCCGCCAAACTAGCTTGCGGATCTTGCTCCTCTTAGTTTCTAATTATGAAAGAAGATGGTCAAAGGAAGAACTAATTGGGTTATTGTCCCCGGATGAACCGGAAGAGGCGGCATCCAATCAGTTCTATGTCGCTTTATCTATTTTACGAAAACAGCTGGAGCCGGGATTGAAAAAAGGAAGAGACTCTAAATTTATCGTCTACCAAGATTCCCTCTATTCATTCCAGTTGGAGGAAGCAGAAGTCGATATGAAGACGCTAAAGGAATTGATGGCCAAGCCGTATAGCAAGGAAACCGCAGCCAAAGCCATTGAACTTTATCAAAATGGCCTATTGCCGGAATACCCATATGAAGACTGGTTATCTGACAATCGGACAATCGTTCAAGAACAGTTTATGAAGACATTGCAAGCATGGTCGGCGCAATGCGAAGAGGTTGGAAAATTTGAAGAGGCTGCCAATATGATAAAAACGATCCTTACACTGGAGCCGTATGACGAGAGATTTCATTTACAATATGTGCAATTGTTAATCAAAAGCAAGCAGCCCGGAAAATCCCGAAAAGCCGCAAATCAAGCCATCGAACTTTTTGAAAACGAACTGGGCATTACTGTGCGTCCGCAATTCGAACTGCTATTCTCCGATGATAAGTTACAGTATTCGTCTTGATATCCGATCTACCTATCGGGTTTGTCCAAATGAAATAAAAATAGACTTGCTCTCTCCCTGAAGAACAAGTCTATCGTTTGTTTCCTATCTATTCCACTTCTTTAACGACGCGTGGGCTTTGTTTCATCCCGACCCAATTGATAATAAGGACGCTCGAAATCGCCACAACTCCCCCAATCATCGAGAGTAGGCTCGGAAATTCTTTCAACCAGAGCCAGGCGACGATAATGGCGACGACCGGTTCAGCATAGAGCATGCTGGCAACGGAGCCTGCTTCGCTGACGGATAAAGCGATCGCCCACGTGACATAAGCAAGCGCAGCAGGAAAAAGACCCATATAGATCGTAGACAAATTCGCTTCCAGTGTCGCTCCTTGGATGCCTTCCCATAATCCCGGAAAATAAATGAAAAATGGGATGGTCCCGGCCCACGTAAAATAGGCAGTCAGTTCGACGGGATGGTATTTCGCAAAAAGCGGCTTCTGGAAAACGAAAAAGACCGATGTAGCAAAAGCGGCCAATAGAATCAGCAATCCACCTTTGGAAACGGTGAAGGACGTTCCTTCTGAACCCAAAGTAATCAGAACGACACCGATGAAACCGACGGACATTCCGATCCACCCGAAGGCGCTTAAACGTTCTTTTAACACAAGGACCGCTATCAATGCGGTAAAAATAGGAGCCGACGCAATAAACATTCCCGCCGTTCCGGCAGAAACCGTTTCCTCCCCATAAGTGACGCCTAAATGATAGACACTGATTCCCACCCAGCCGAGCAACAATATTTTGACTATATCTTCTTTGGCGGGAAGCCGGAATTTGGTTCCGGGCCACAGGGCATAGATCACAAACACACTTGATGCAATTAAAAAACGGGTCAGCACAAGATGCCCTGGCGTATAGCCGCCGAGTAAGCCCGCCCGGATTGCGGCAAATCCAGAGCCCCACACGAGTACGGTGAAAACCGCCAGAAAAAATGCTTTTTTATTCACTGAAAAACCCTCACTTCACTTTTCACTTTCGCCCATAAAGGCCATTCCTTTATGAGCCATCGCTTCCCGTAGTTGTTGCAACGCCTTTGGTCCAATGCCATGAAGTTGGCTTAGATCGGATGCCGTCATGGCGGACAACTGTTCCAACGAAACAATCCGCGCTTCTGCCAATGCACGTAAAGCAGGCTTCGCCAAACCCGCAGGCAGATCATTTTGCACTGTCATCGCAGCATCTTCCCCTTTTGTCAAAATTACTTATGTATAAAGGCTAATTTATCATAACATGAAGCAGCTGGCCATTCCCCATCATATAAAATAAAAAAGACGGTTCTTGAGCTTCCGTCAGAAAGCAACAGAACCATCCCGATTTATGGAAATAGTGGAATTGAGTAGTTTTTTCGTATAAGGATGTTTGGCATCCCTTTTCAAGTGGTTCGAATGTATTTCCTCAATGATTTCTCCTTCGTACATAACATAGAGTTTGTCACAAATGGATTCGGCGACAGCTAAGTCATGCGTGATGAAAATACAAGAAAAGTTAGTTTTGACTCGTAAATCTATGAGGAGTTGTAGAATTTGCTGTTGAATCGTTACATCGAGGGCAGATGTACATTCATCACAAATAATGAGATCGGGGTTCAATCCGATTGCTCTTGCGATGACGACCCTTTGCAGCTGCCCGCCGCTTAATTCATGCGGATACCGGTTCATGAACTCTTTTTCAAGCCCTACCATCTCCAGTAATTCTTCCGCAAAAGCGAATGCTTCTTTTTTATGAAGGATGTTGAAATTAAGAAAAGGTTCCATTATATACGTGCCAATCTTCATTCTTGGACTGAAGGTAGCCAAAGGATCCTGAAAAATCATCTGAACTTGCTTATAGTATTCTTGTAGCGCTTTTTTTCGAAGAAAGGTGCTGTCTTTTCCTTTAAAGATGATAGCCCCACTCGTCACGTTGGTCAAATGGGAAATCATTTTGGCAATAGTGCTCTTCCCACAGCCGCTTTCCCCCACAATCCCAATACATTCCCCTTCCCTGATCCGCAGATTTAGATTTTTAACCGCCTGAAGATTTTTGCCCCCATAGCCTCTGAATTGCTTGGTGACATCGATTAATTCTAGAATAATCTTGTCCTCATTCATGGCAGGCTTCCTTTCAATTCAGGAATGGCATCTAACAGTTTTCGAGTATACTCCTTTTGAGGCCGAGAAATGATGTGATCTTTCTCATCAAATTCCACGATTTCTCCCTTATGCATGACCACTATCCGATCCGCCATATATGCAGCAGTTCCTATATTATGGGTGATCCATATAATGCTCGATTGAACCTCTTCCTTCAGAGCGAGAAATTCATCCATAATTTGAATTTGCGTCACGACATCCAAGGCACTTGTAGGTTCATCCGCCAAAATAAGCTGCGGCTCCATACATAAAGCCATACTGATGGCCACCCTTTGTTTCATTCCTCCACTTAATTGGAAGGGATATGAGTTTAAAATACGATCCGTATCCGGAAGCTCCATCTTCACAAGGGCTGCTTTCGCTTTTTTGATCGCCTCCGCCTTTGAAACATTTCGATGGGTCCGAATACTTTCCACAAACTGCTTCCCTATTTTCATAATCGGATTCATATAAGAACCCGGGTTCTGAAAAATCATCGTAATTTCATTGCCACGAAGATGTCTCCATTGCTTTTGATTCAGCGTCAGCAGATCTTCGCCATTGAAAAGGATGGCCCCCGCTTCCACGTTCGCATTCGAAGGAAGAAGATGAAAGATAGATTTGATGAGGGTAGACTTTCCACAGCCGCTCTCCCCGACAATCGCAATCACTTCATTTTGCTTTATATCCAAATTTATATTATGAATAGCCTTTCTCCCACCATCATACGCGACGGTGAGAGACTTCACTTCAAGCAATTTGCTCATCGTGCATAGACTCCATTCTCGTGAATTAGTTCACTTTTACCCGCTCATCGATATAGTAAAGTTCCGAGATGTATCGATGGACGCCTTCTACATTTTTTCTTGTTACGACGGTTCCTTCTTGGTAATAAAGGAACAAGGAGGAGACATCTTCCATTAATATCTTAGCCCCGTCCATGCCGAGTTGATCTCGCGAAGCTTTGTCCATTGTATTACTAAGCTGTGTAATAATTTCGTCCAGTTGCTCATTAGAATACTTCCCATGGTTCCCGGCACTTCCCGTGGTGAAGCTGGCCTCTAAGAAATACTGCGCATCCGCAGTTGGAGCAGATGTCCACCTTTCCCAAATTAGATCGAAATTACCGGACTTGGCCATATCCTCATAGTTTTCTACTTGAATGACCTCTACACCAATTCCAATCTCTTTATATTGAGCCTGCATAGCCGTTCCAATATTATTGGCATCACTTCCATGATTCGTTCGCGAAACGAATTTTAACACAATATTTTCTCCGTCTGCTTCTCGGATCCCATCCCCATTCGTATCAACAAATCCAGCTTGGTCTAGCAATTCATTAGCCTTTTCAGGGTTATAACCGTATGTATCTTCTCCTTTATGTCCAAAGCTCAACAACTCATTAAAAGGGCCTTTGGCTGGAATCCCGTTGACGATTTTTGTTGCATACGTTTCCTTGTCCATCCCGTACGAAAGGGCTTGTCTAAATTCCAAACTTTTCATGTAAGGCTTTTCCATGTTTAATCGCAATAAAAATATCCGCAAGTTGGGCCCTTTTTGAACGTTAAAATCCTTGTTGTTCTCAAATAGGGATAAATCCTTTGCTCCTAATTGAGTAGCAAAATCGATTTCCCCAGATTGTAATGCCATTGACCGGGTAGAGGCGTCTTGGATATATTTCACATTGACGACATCTACACCGATTGCCCCGCTCCAATGTTCTTCATGCTTATGAAGCGTTAAGCCGACATCCGGAGTGAACTTTACTACTTGGAAAGCCCCCGTTGCAACAGGCTTATACTTAAAATCCTTTGAATCGGCTGCCGTCGTATCCACGATCGTAAAAACCGGATCCGCTAAATTGTTTACTAAAGTCGCAAACGGTTTTTCCGTTTTTATAGTTAGCACTTGCCCCTCTGCCGTCATTGATTCCACCGGAAATTTAACATCATCCCGATCACTGATTTGCAATGCCCTTTCAATGGATTTCTTGGCAGCTTCGGCGTCGACCGGATTTCCATTGTGGAACTTCACTCCGTCACGAATTTGAAAAACAGTAGTTGTTTCATCCACTTGCTCCCAAGATTCAGCAATCACCGGCTTTAACTCCATATTTTCATCGTATTGGACAAGACTCTCTCCAATCCCTAAACGAGATAAGGTCCAGCCATTCCATCCTTCCGTCGGTTCAATATTCGGGTCCAGCCAAAACAATGCTAGGTTTAATGTCTTCGTATCCTCCGACTTGCTTTCTGTTGGCGACGTTCCGGTATTTTCGGCACTTTGCGTATTACACCCAAAGAGTAGGACACTTGTGATGAAAAGCAAACAAATAAAAAGACTTTTTTTCATTCTACTTCCTCCATTTTATTTAAGTATGCTTAGGATCTAATACATCTCTAGCTAAATCTCCAAGCGTATTGAAAATAGCAACTACTGTAAAAATAGCAATTCCAGGGAAGATCAATAACCACGGAGCAGTTTGCAGATAAGCTCTTCCTTCATTGAGCATATTGCCCCATTCCGGAGTTGGTGTTTGAACTCCCAAACCTAAAAATGACAGTCCTGCCAGGGCCAACATGATTCCCCCGATATCAATGACGAATTGGACAATGAATGAAGAAGAGATATTCGGAAAGATATAATGGGTGACCAGCTTCATCTTCCCCGCCCCCGCCATTTTTGCGGCTTGGATATATTCATTATTTTTGACTTCCCAAACAAGTACTCGGGTTAGTCTTGCATACTTTGTCCACCATACGATTGAAAAAGCGATAATAGTATTCTTCATGCCTGGTCCTAGTACTCCCACGATCGCAATGGCGAATACAATATCAGGAAAAGACAGGACCGTATCGGTAATTCGCATGATGATCGTATCGACAATTCCGCCAAACAGTCCTGAAATTACCCCAATCGTCACTCCTAAAATCGTCACAATACTTAACAGCAGACTCGTCATTCCGAGAGAAACACTCGCACCATACAAGATTCTGGAAAGGATGCAGCGCCCCACTTGATCGGTTCCAAGGGGATACTCTAGGCTAGGTGCTTCCAGAATCCGAGCAAAATCTGTTTTTAATGGATCATGAGGAGCAAAGATAGGAGCAATAATAGCCAATAGGATGAAGACAACGGCGATGGCTAAGACAATTTTGAACCAAACATTTTTCCTTTTTCGTGTTTTCACCCTTTCCCCTCCCCTCTGATTTCCACTCTAGGATTTAGAGCTTGCGTGATGATATCGACCATGAAATTGATGATGACGTAGATGAATACCATGAAAATCACGTATGCCTGCAACAAGGGATAA is drawn from Sporosarcina sp. FSL W7-1349 and contains these coding sequences:
- a CDS encoding ABC transporter ATP-binding protein, coding for MNEDKIILELIDVTKQFRGYGGKNLQAVKNLNLRIREGECIGIVGESGCGKSTIAKMISHLTNVTSGAIIFKGKDSTFLRKKALQEYYKQVQMIFQDPLATFSPRMKIGTYIMEPFLNFNILHKKEAFAFAEELLEMVGLEKEFMNRYPHELSGGQLQRVVIARAIGLNPDLIICDECTSALDVTIQQQILQLLIDLRVKTNFSCIFITHDLAVAESICDKLYVMYEGEIIEEIHSNHLKRDAKHPYTKKLLNSTISINRDGSVAF
- a CDS encoding ABC transporter substrate-binding protein, which gives rise to MKKSLFICLLFITSVLLFGCNTQSAENTGTSPTESKSEDTKTLNLALFWLDPNIEPTEGWNGWTLSRLGIGESLVQYDENMELKPVIAESWEQVDETTTVFQIRDGVKFHNGNPVDAEAAKKSIERALQISDRDDVKFPVESMTAEGQVLTIKTEKPFATLVNNLADPVFTIVDTTAADSKDFKYKPVATGAFQVVKFTPDVGLTLHKHEEHWSGAIGVDVVNVKYIQDASTRSMALQSGEIDFATQLGAKDLSLFENNKDFNVQKGPNLRIFLLRLNMEKPYMKSLEFRQALSYGMDKETYATKIVNGIPAKGPFNELLSFGHKGEDTYGYNPEKANELLDQAGFVDTNGDGIREADGENIVLKFVSRTNHGSDANNIGTAMQAQYKEIGIGVEVIQVENYEDMAKSGNFDLIWERWTSAPTADAQYFLEASFTTGSAGNHGKYSNEQLDEIITQLSNTMDKASRDQLGMDGAKILMEDVSSLFLYYQEGTVVTRKNVEGVHRYISELYYIDERVKVN
- a CDS encoding ABC transporter ATP-binding protein; its protein translation is MSKLLEVKSLTVAYDGGRKAIHNINLDIKQNEVIAIVGESGCGKSTLIKSIFHLLPSNANVEAGAILFNGEDLLTLNQKQWRHLRGNEITMIFQNPGSYMNPIMKIGKQFVESIRTHRNVSKAEAIKKAKAALVKMELPDTDRILNSYPFQLSGGMKQRVAISMALCMEPQLILADEPTSALDVVTQIQIMDEFLALKEEVQSSIIWITHNIGTAAYMADRIVVMHKGEIVEFDEKDHIISRPQKEYTRKLLDAIPELKGSLP
- the nikC gene encoding nickel transporter permease translates to MKTRKRKNVWFKIVLAIAVVFILLAIIAPIFAPHDPLKTDFARILEAPSLEYPLGTDQVGRCILSRILYGASVSLGMTSLLLSIVTILGVTIGVISGLFGGIVDTIIMRITDTVLSFPDIVFAIAIVGVLGPGMKNTIIAFSIVWWTKYARLTRVLVWEVKNNEYIQAAKMAGAGKMKLVTHYIFPNISSSFIVQFVIDIGGIMLALAGLSFLGLGVQTPTPEWGNMLNEGRAYLQTAPWLLIFPGIAIFTVVAIFNTLGDLARDVLDPKHT